A region of Streptomyces cinnamoneus DNA encodes the following proteins:
- a CDS encoding ATP-grasp domain-containing protein, whose product MRLYLLALNPTDSVTEGFLPAAARLGLSVTLLTDQPAAHRRAHERHPRGPAAGAGPLPPVDLAGCDVRDFREVIGRISALGEPGAVFTNSDHLQTQAALAADYFGLPGKDWRAALRTKNKAQLRRSLARAGLDAVRSAELLPGEDPAALTAGRPPRLRATDFPCVVKPREGVASEDVVLVGDAAELAARVREIRARRPGEALVVEEYLEGPLHTLETLGDGDTLHVLASFETELCPPPHFVEERMRLLPAPPAPHTRQVLAMLRALGVGFGACHTEYAAQGERARIIEVNYRAVGDQCDLALAEALGVPLFAHILRTHLGEPLPADLGARRDGRVRMEYVCAERGGILKTAPGASDTEHDGVHLVYRPLRELGEEHPRHRTNRDYLGVVRATGTDQDRIDRAVADFLACRRWEIVS is encoded by the coding sequence GTGCGCCTGTACCTCCTCGCGCTCAACCCGACCGACTCCGTCACCGAGGGCTTCCTGCCCGCCGCCGCCCGCCTCGGACTCTCCGTCACCCTCCTCACCGACCAGCCCGCCGCCCACCGGCGCGCCCACGAAAGACACCCCCGCGGCCCCGCCGCCGGCGCCGGCCCGCTGCCCCCCGTCGACCTCGCCGGCTGCGACGTACGCGACTTCCGCGAGGTCATAGGCCGGATCTCCGCCCTCGGCGAGCCCGGCGCGGTGTTCACCAACAGCGACCACCTCCAGACCCAGGCCGCCCTGGCCGCCGACTACTTCGGTCTGCCGGGCAAGGACTGGCGGGCGGCCCTGCGCACCAAGAACAAGGCGCAACTGCGCCGCAGCCTGGCCCGGGCCGGCCTGGACGCCGTCCGCTCGGCCGAACTCCTGCCCGGCGAGGACCCCGCCGCCCTCACGGCCGGCCGCCCGCCCCGCCTGCGCGCGACCGACTTCCCCTGCGTGGTCAAGCCCCGCGAGGGCGTGGCCAGCGAGGACGTCGTCCTCGTCGGCGACGCCGCCGAACTCGCCGCCCGCGTCCGGGAGATCCGCGCGCGCCGGCCCGGCGAGGCCCTCGTCGTGGAGGAGTACCTGGAAGGACCGCTGCACACCCTGGAGACCCTCGGCGACGGCGACACCCTCCACGTCCTCGCCTCCTTCGAGACCGAGCTCTGCCCGCCGCCCCACTTCGTCGAGGAGCGGATGCGGCTGCTGCCCGCTCCGCCGGCTCCGCACACCCGGCAGGTCCTCGCCATGCTCCGGGCGCTCGGCGTCGGCTTCGGGGCCTGCCACACCGAGTACGCGGCCCAGGGCGAAAGGGCCAGGATCATCGAGGTCAACTACCGTGCCGTGGGCGACCAGTGCGACCTCGCCCTCGCCGAGGCGCTCGGCGTCCCGCTCTTCGCGCACATCCTGCGCACCCACCTCGGCGAGCCACTCCCGGCGGATCTCGGTGCGCGCCGGGACGGCCGGGTACGTATGGAGTACGTGTGCGCCGAGCGCGGCGGCATCCTCAAGACCGCGCCCGGGGCGAGCGACACCGAGCACGACGGCGTGCACCTGGTCTACCGGCCGCTGCGCGAGCTCGGCGAGGAACACCCGCGCCACCGCACGAACCGCGACTACCTGGGGGTGGTGCGGGCGACCGGTACCGACCAGGACCGGATCGACCGGGCCGTCGCGGACTTCCTGGCGTGCCGACGATGGGAGATCGTCTCATGA
- a CDS encoding carboxyl transferase domain-containing protein, whose translation MTERSTPPPAPVSALDLVAAVVDPGTWRCWDEPVPLAADDPAYRADLLAARERTGLDESVVTGEGRVRGRRVAVVACEFRFLGGSIGVAAGERLVRAVERATAERLPLLAAPASGGTRMQEGTIAFLQMVKVTAAITDHKAAGLPYLVHLRHPTTGGVLASWGSLGHLTAAEPGALIGFLGPRVHEALYGEEFPPGVQVAENLLANGLVDAVLPAGLLAEATARALSVLCADDAGSTTAGVPAPAQAALAEAPSAEESIRRSRRPDRPGVREFLRVTAADVTPLSGTGAGERDPGLLLALARVGGTPCVVLGHDRGTRDGTPVDGAPARGQALGPAGLRAARRGMRIAAELDLPLLTIVDTAGAALSREAEEGGLAGEIARCLADLVALPAPTVCLLLGQGAGGAALALLPADRVVAARHAWLSPLPPEGASAILYRTTERAHEVAERQGVRSADLLAKGIVDRIVEEEGDFLSTLGRVIGAEMAALRASDRRERRAARRARYRRLGGPDRAQ comes from the coding sequence ATGACCGAGCGCAGCACGCCCCCTCCCGCCCCCGTCTCCGCTCTGGACCTCGTCGCGGCCGTCGTGGACCCCGGCACCTGGCGGTGCTGGGACGAGCCCGTGCCCCTGGCGGCCGACGACCCGGCCTACCGCGCCGACCTGCTGGCCGCCCGGGAGCGCACGGGCCTGGACGAGTCGGTCGTCACCGGTGAGGGGCGGGTGCGCGGGCGCCGGGTGGCCGTGGTGGCCTGTGAGTTCCGCTTCCTCGGCGGGTCGATCGGCGTGGCGGCGGGGGAGCGGCTGGTGCGGGCCGTGGAGCGGGCCACGGCGGAGCGGCTGCCGTTGCTGGCGGCGCCCGCCTCGGGCGGCACCCGCATGCAGGAGGGGACCATCGCCTTCCTCCAGATGGTGAAGGTCACCGCCGCCATCACCGACCACAAGGCCGCCGGGCTGCCCTACCTGGTCCACCTCCGCCACCCCACGACCGGCGGCGTGCTCGCCTCCTGGGGTTCCCTCGGGCACCTCACCGCCGCCGAACCGGGTGCCCTCATCGGTTTCCTGGGGCCCCGGGTGCACGAGGCGCTGTACGGCGAGGAGTTCCCGCCGGGCGTCCAGGTGGCCGAGAACCTGCTGGCCAACGGTCTGGTGGACGCCGTCCTGCCGGCCGGGCTGCTGGCGGAGGCCACCGCCCGGGCGCTGTCCGTGCTGTGCGCGGACGACGCCGGGAGCACCACGGCCGGCGTGCCCGCCCCGGCGCAGGCCGCCCTCGCCGAGGCGCCGTCGGCCGAGGAGTCGATCCGCCGCTCGCGCCGCCCCGACCGCCCCGGCGTGCGGGAGTTCCTGCGGGTGACGGCCGCCGACGTCACACCGCTGAGCGGTACGGGCGCGGGGGAGCGCGACCCGGGGCTGCTCCTCGCGCTCGCCCGCGTCGGCGGCACCCCCTGCGTCGTGCTCGGCCACGACCGGGGCACCCGCGACGGCACTCCGGTCGACGGCGCCCCGGCCCGGGGGCAGGCGCTCGGGCCCGCCGGGCTGCGGGCGGCCCGGCGCGGCATGCGCATCGCGGCCGAGCTGGACCTCCCGCTGCTCACGATCGTCGACACGGCCGGTGCCGCGCTGTCGCGCGAGGCCGAGGAGGGCGGCCTGGCGGGGGAGATCGCCCGGTGCCTGGCGGATCTGGTGGCCCTGCCCGCGCCGACCGTGTGCCTGCTGCTGGGCCAGGGCGCCGGCGGCGCGGCCCTCGCGCTGCTGCCCGCGGACCGGGTGGTGGCGGCGCGGCACGCCTGGCTTTCGCCGCTGCCGCCGGAGGGCGCCTCGGCGATCCTGTACCGGACGACGGAGCGGGCGCACGAGGTGGCGGAGCGTCAGGGGGTGCGGAGCGCCGACCTCTTGGCGAAGGGGATCGTGGACCGCATCGTAGAGGAAGAAGGGGACTTCCTTTCCACTCTCGGGCGTGTGATCGGAGCGGAGATGGCTGCTCTCAGGGCAAGTGACCGGCGCGAACGCCGTGCGGCCCGCCGTGCGCGCTACCGGCGCCTCGGCGGCCCGGACCGCGCCCAGTGA
- a CDS encoding DUF402 domain-containing protein — protein sequence MSEAPMRLAAGTTVTVALEKAGRVKVRYPAAVVSDDGAHVVVRAPWAGEKDRDFGFVRFEGGDVFTEHYWRDRWYSVKEVRDAEGALKGWYCDVARPARVGPEGIAVEDLDLDLWLSGDRSAVLRLDEDEFAASGLAERDPEAARAAWRALDELEDLARGGDFEDLLV from the coding sequence ATGAGCGAGGCGCCCATGAGGCTGGCGGCAGGCACCACGGTGACGGTCGCCCTGGAGAAGGCCGGCCGGGTCAAGGTGCGTTATCCCGCCGCGGTCGTCTCCGACGACGGCGCGCACGTGGTCGTGCGGGCGCCGTGGGCCGGGGAGAAGGACCGGGACTTCGGGTTCGTGCGGTTCGAAGGGGGCGACGTCTTCACCGAGCACTACTGGCGCGACCGCTGGTACTCCGTCAAGGAGGTGCGCGACGCGGAGGGGGCGCTCAAGGGCTGGTACTGCGACGTCGCGCGGCCGGCCCGGGTCGGGCCGGAGGGGATCGCCGTCGAGGACCTCGACCTGGACCTGTGGCTCTCGGGGGACAGGAGCGCCGTCCTGCGGCTGGACGAGGACGAGTTCGCCGCCAGCGGCCTGGCCGAACGGGACCCGGAAGCGGCCCGCGCGGCCTGGCGGGCGCTGGACGAGCTGGAGGACCTGGCCAGGGGCGGGGACTTCGAGGACCTCCTCGTCTGA
- a CDS encoding class I SAM-dependent methyltransferase, with translation MPHPPLTPAEYWDLYKPYRGGGAQPAPEPGQFEWTQFPGHGPGPELLGTPRTVLELGPGEGADAVYLARRGAQVTGVDFSAFQTERARRWWANEPGVTFIHADVCDFLVTEATEYDAIYSMWGAVWFTDPEQLLPLVAKRLAPEGVFIFSHAEPGPDAYGPQQMRGKWLEGRERQLTVLRWQYPPQTWADLLKRSGFTDIDARIVPPPGDETLGTLLVRAGVA, from the coding sequence ATGCCCCACCCGCCCCTCACCCCCGCCGAGTACTGGGACCTCTACAAGCCCTACCGGGGCGGGGGCGCGCAGCCGGCCCCCGAGCCGGGCCAGTTCGAGTGGACACAGTTCCCCGGCCACGGCCCCGGCCCCGAACTCCTCGGCACGCCGCGCACGGTTCTGGAGCTTGGCCCTGGCGAAGGCGCCGACGCCGTCTACCTGGCCCGCCGCGGCGCCCAGGTCACGGGCGTCGACTTCTCCGCGTTCCAAACCGAGCGCGCCCGCCGCTGGTGGGCGAACGAACCAGGCGTCACCTTCATCCACGCCGACGTTTGCGACTTCCTCGTCACCGAGGCCACCGAATACGACGCGATCTACTCCATGTGGGGCGCCGTCTGGTTCACCGACCCCGAACAGCTACTCCCGCTGGTCGCCAAGCGCCTGGCGCCGGAAGGCGTCTTCATCTTCAGCCACGCCGAGCCGGGCCCCGACGCCTACGGCCCCCAGCAGATGCGCGGGAAGTGGCTCGAAGGCCGGGAACGGCAACTCACGGTCCTGCGCTGGCAGTACCCACCCCAGACGTGGGCCGACCTGCTCAAGCGCAGCGGGTTCACGGACATCGACGCGCGCATCGTGCCCCCGCCAGGCGACGAGACCCTCGGGACCCTCCTCGTGCGCGCCGGCGTCGCCTGA
- a CDS encoding esterase/lipase family protein: protein MKSRRRSWRSLPTLLSALALAVTAAVVPQAAAAATAPVVSSGWNDYSCKPSAAHPRPVVLVHGTLENSTNNWWSFAPYLARRGYCVFSLDYGRLPGVPYFGGLGPVAASAGELAVHVDKVLKATGAAKADLVGHSQGGMLPRYYTKFLGGAPKVNAIVGIAPNNHGTTLSGLTGLLNVVPGARDAIRGTAPGLTDQVVGSEFMRKLNEGGDTLPGIRYTVIATRWDEVVTPYRTQFLSGPGVRNVLVQDLCPVDISEHLALGTIDRIAFHEAAGALDPEHATPANCATLLT, encoded by the coding sequence GTGAAGTCGCGCCGGAGATCCTGGAGATCGCTGCCCACGCTCCTGTCCGCCCTGGCCCTGGCCGTGACCGCCGCCGTGGTGCCCCAGGCCGCGGCCGCCGCCACCGCACCCGTCGTCAGCAGCGGCTGGAACGACTACTCCTGCAAACCGTCCGCCGCCCACCCCCGCCCCGTCGTCCTCGTCCACGGCACGCTGGAGAACTCCACCAACAACTGGTGGTCCTTCGCGCCCTATCTGGCCAGACGCGGGTACTGCGTCTTCTCCCTGGACTACGGCAGGCTCCCCGGCGTGCCCTACTTCGGCGGCCTCGGCCCCGTCGCGGCGTCGGCGGGTGAGCTGGCCGTCCACGTGGACAAGGTGCTGAAGGCCACCGGTGCCGCCAAGGCCGACCTGGTCGGCCACTCGCAGGGCGGCATGCTGCCGCGCTACTACACCAAGTTCCTCGGCGGGGCGCCGAAGGTGAACGCCATCGTCGGCATCGCCCCCAACAACCACGGCACGACCCTGTCCGGGCTGACCGGGCTGCTGAACGTGGTGCCCGGCGCGCGCGACGCCATCCGCGGCACCGCCCCCGGGCTGACCGACCAGGTCGTCGGCTCGGAGTTCATGCGCAAGCTCAACGAGGGCGGCGACACCCTCCCCGGCATCCGCTACACCGTCATCGCGACCAGGTGGGACGAGGTCGTCACCCCCTACCGGACGCAGTTCCTCTCCGGCCCGGGCGTCCGCAACGTCCTGGTCCAGGACCTCTGCCCCGTCGACATCTCCGAACACCTGGCCCTGGGCACGATCGACCGCATCGCCTTCCACGAGGCCGCGGGGGCCCTCGACCCGGAACACGCCACACCCGCCAACTGCGCGACCCTGCTGACCTAG
- a CDS encoding DNA polymerase Y family protein has product MSARGVLSPVPSPGPPPARPGGPGCGTTVLYVHFHPAAGTAALDEETYDGLLGLLAEVTPVVEALPPDAALLDVRGATRYFGHDPVELAELLRVRTLARYAADCTVGIAANPMLARMAAQDGAPGAIRTLGAEPDAVAAFLAGKPAAALYGVGPATARTLCSYGLDSVGRIAAAPLPALQRILGAAAGRRIHERARGVDPTPVTPDARARSMGAEHRFGGDELDAAHRRRALLALADGLGARMRRSGQVARGLKLTVRYADGSSTTRTRAFPEPTAHTPELTAVAYALHASLGLQRARVRAVALRAEGLDAAEHAAHQLTFDPADEKARRVEEAVDRARARFGMGAVGPAATLDVA; this is encoded by the coding sequence ATGAGCGCGCGAGGCGTCCTCTCCCCGGTCCCGTCCCCGGGCCCACCGCCGGCGCGGCCCGGCGGGCCGGGGTGCGGCACGACCGTCCTCTACGTGCACTTCCACCCGGCGGCCGGCACCGCGGCCCTCGACGAGGAGACCTACGACGGCCTCCTCGGCCTCCTCGCCGAAGTGACGCCCGTCGTCGAGGCGTTGCCGCCCGACGCCGCGCTCCTGGACGTCCGCGGCGCCACCCGGTACTTCGGCCACGACCCGGTCGAGCTGGCGGAACTGCTGCGCGTCCGCACCCTCGCCCGGTACGCGGCCGACTGCACCGTCGGCATCGCCGCCAACCCGATGCTCGCCCGGATGGCCGCGCAGGACGGGGCGCCCGGGGCGATCCGCACCCTGGGCGCCGAGCCGGACGCCGTCGCCGCGTTCCTGGCGGGCAAGCCGGCCGCGGCACTGTACGGGGTGGGCCCCGCCACCGCCCGCACCCTGTGCTCGTACGGACTCGACAGCGTCGGCCGGATCGCCGCCGCGCCGCTGCCAGCGCTCCAGCGCATCCTCGGCGCGGCCGCCGGGCGGCGGATCCACGAGCGGGCGCGCGGCGTCGACCCGACGCCCGTCACCCCGGACGCGCGGGCCCGCTCGATGGGCGCGGAGCACCGCTTCGGCGGCGACGAGCTGGACGCCGCGCACCGGCGCCGCGCGCTGCTCGCGCTCGCCGACGGGCTGGGGGCGCGGATGCGGCGGAGCGGCCAGGTCGCCCGCGGCCTGAAGCTCACCGTCCGGTACGCGGACGGCTCGTCGACCACCCGGACCCGGGCCTTCCCAGAACCGACCGCGCACACTCCCGAACTGACAGCCGTCGCCTATGCGTTGCACGCCTCGCTCGGTCTGCAGCGGGCCAGGGTGCGGGCCGTGGCGCTGCGCGCCGAAGGGCTGGACGCCGCCGAACACGCCGCCCACCAGCTGACGTTCGACCCCGCGGACGAGAAGGCCCGCCGGGTCGAGGAAGCCGTCGACCGGGCGCGGGCGCGCTTCGGCATGGGCGCAGTGGGGCCGGCCGCCACGCTGGACGTCGCCTGA
- a CDS encoding DNA polymerase III subunit alpha, with amino-acid sequence MAGFTHLHTASGFSMRYGAAHPELLAERAAERGMDAVALTDRDSLAGAVRFARASARAGVRPLFGVDLAVREPLPAPGPTARHRAPVRGGAFVDESAPRAVFLARDGAAGWAALCGLVSAAHAGDASRAGGSGAGAARPELDRTDLAEAAAGLRAPLTVLLGPDSEVGRALAAGRPDRAARLLAPWREMFGDGLRLEVVWHGRTGPGTGPGSLRLAARTAGFAADQGVRAVLTNATRYADPGQGPVADVLDSARRLVPIDTRRPEALDGGERWLKDPAAMAAVADRVVEAAGFRRAAAHRLLAMTQEAAAECLVDPEDDLGLGSVHFPEPHLVGAGRRSAARVLRSRCAGAMVLRGHDRDRRYWDRLEEELRVIEARGFPSYFLTVAQVVDDTRALGIRVTARGSGAGSLVNHLLGIAHADPVAHGLLMERFLSVRRAALPDIDIDVESARRLDVYRAVFDRFGAERVATVSMPETYRVRHAVRDVGAALGMDPAEVDRLAKAFPHIRARDARAALAELPELRGVAAEEHGRLWELVEALDALPRGIAMHPCGVLLSDASLRARTPVVPTSGEGFAMSQFDKDDVEELGLLKLDVLGVRMQSAMAHAVAEIERATGRRIDLDDPAQVPPGDRRTYELIRSTETLGCFQIESPGQRDLVGRLQPADFHDLVVDISLFRPGPVAADMVRPFVEARHGRAPVRLPHPDLAETLGETYGVVVFHEQIIEILRIMTGCDRGFADETRRALSDPELLGRVRTWFAGRARERGYAPDVVRRTWEIVEAFGSYGFCKAHAVAFAVPTYQSAWLKAHHPAAFYAGLLTHDPGMYPKRLLLADARRRGVPILPLDVNRSGATHTIELVSEKEGFGIRLALSEVQGISEAETRRIVAGRPYTSLQDLWRRARPARPVAERLARVGALDAFGTNRRDLLLHIAELHRHGRAGSADQPTLIDSARAEPVGLPDLDAAERLGAELNVLGMDTSRHLMSDHRAFLAELGAIPARRLRDARHGETVLVAGAKAATQTPPVRSGRRVIFTTLDDGTGLVDCAFFDDSHEACAHTVFHSWLLLVRGVVQRRGPRSLSVVGAAAWNLAELTALRAEGGLGAVAAVLADGTAPAAPAPGRRIRMSTGYTMHPWADLRPAGEGAATGRKLWHASQGSAGR; translated from the coding sequence ATGGCGGGCTTCACGCACCTGCACACCGCATCGGGGTTCTCGATGCGGTACGGCGCCGCGCACCCCGAGCTCCTGGCCGAACGGGCCGCCGAGCGCGGCATGGACGCGGTCGCCCTCACCGATCGCGACAGCCTCGCCGGAGCGGTCCGGTTCGCCCGGGCGAGCGCCCGGGCCGGGGTGCGGCCGCTGTTCGGCGTGGACCTGGCCGTGCGGGAGCCGCTGCCGGCGCCCGGCCCCACGGCGCGGCACCGCGCCCCCGTGCGCGGCGGGGCGTTCGTCGACGAGTCGGCACCCCGCGCCGTCTTCCTCGCCCGCGACGGGGCGGCCGGCTGGGCCGCCCTGTGCGGGCTGGTCTCCGCCGCCCACGCCGGCGACGCCTCCCGGGCCGGGGGCTCCGGGGCGGGCGCCGCACGCCCCGAACTGGACCGGACGGACCTCGCCGAGGCCGCCGCCGGCCTGCGCGCCCCACTGACCGTGCTGCTCGGCCCGGACTCCGAGGTCGGCCGCGCGCTCGCCGCCGGGCGCCCCGACCGGGCCGCGCGGCTGCTGGCGCCCTGGCGCGAAATGTTCGGTGACGGCCTGCGGCTGGAAGTCGTCTGGCACGGCCGCACCGGCCCCGGCACCGGCCCCGGCTCCCTGCGACTGGCCGCCCGCACCGCAGGCTTCGCCGCCGACCAGGGCGTGCGGGCCGTCCTGACCAACGCCACCCGCTACGCCGACCCCGGGCAGGGGCCCGTCGCGGACGTGCTCGACTCCGCCCGCCGGCTGGTACCCATCGACACCCGCAGGCCCGAGGCCCTGGACGGCGGCGAGCGCTGGCTCAAGGACCCGGCCGCCATGGCCGCCGTCGCCGACCGGGTCGTGGAGGCCGCCGGGTTCCGCCGCGCGGCCGCGCACCGGCTGCTGGCCATGACGCAGGAGGCCGCCGCCGAGTGCCTCGTCGACCCCGAGGACGACCTGGGCCTGGGTTCGGTGCACTTCCCCGAGCCGCACCTGGTCGGAGCCGGCCGCCGCAGCGCCGCCCGGGTGCTGCGCTCCCGCTGCGCCGGGGCCATGGTGCTGCGCGGCCACGACCGCGACCGGCGCTACTGGGACCGGCTGGAGGAGGAGCTGCGCGTCATCGAGGCGCGCGGCTTCCCCTCGTACTTCCTCACCGTCGCCCAGGTCGTCGACGACACCCGCGCGCTCGGCATCCGCGTCACCGCCCGGGGCTCCGGCGCGGGCTCGCTGGTCAACCACCTGCTCGGCATCGCGCACGCCGACCCCGTCGCCCACGGCCTGCTCATGGAGCGCTTCCTGTCCGTGCGCAGGGCCGCACTGCCCGACATCGACATCGACGTCGAGTCCGCCCGCCGCCTGGACGTCTACCGGGCGGTCTTCGACCGCTTCGGCGCCGAGCGCGTCGCGACCGTCTCCATGCCCGAGACCTACCGGGTCCGGCACGCCGTGCGGGACGTGGGCGCGGCCCTCGGTATGGACCCGGCCGAAGTGGACCGCCTCGCCAAGGCGTTCCCGCACATCCGGGCCCGGGACGCCCGCGCGGCGCTCGCCGAACTGCCCGAGCTGCGGGGCGTGGCGGCCGAGGAGCACGGCCGGCTGTGGGAGCTGGTCGAGGCGCTGGACGCGCTGCCGCGCGGGATCGCCATGCACCCCTGCGGCGTGCTGCTGTCCGACGCCTCCCTGCGGGCCCGCACCCCCGTGGTGCCGACCAGCGGCGAGGGGTTCGCGATGTCGCAGTTCGACAAGGACGACGTGGAGGAGCTGGGGCTGCTCAAGCTCGACGTGCTGGGCGTGCGGATGCAGTCCGCCATGGCGCACGCGGTGGCCGAGATCGAGCGCGCCACCGGGCGGCGGATCGACCTGGACGACCCGGCGCAGGTGCCGCCGGGCGACCGCAGGACCTACGAGCTGATCCGCTCCACCGAGACGCTCGGCTGCTTCCAGATCGAGTCGCCCGGCCAGCGCGACCTGGTCGGCCGGCTCCAGCCCGCGGACTTCCACGACCTCGTGGTCGACATCTCCCTCTTCCGGCCGGGTCCGGTCGCGGCCGACATGGTCCGCCCCTTCGTCGAGGCCCGGCACGGCCGCGCCCCGGTCCGCCTCCCGCACCCCGACCTGGCCGAGACCCTGGGCGAGACGTACGGCGTGGTCGTCTTCCACGAGCAGATCATCGAGATCCTGCGGATCATGACCGGCTGCGACCGGGGCTTCGCCGACGAGACGCGGCGCGCCCTGTCCGACCCCGAACTGCTCGGCCGCGTCCGCACCTGGTTCGCCGGCCGGGCGCGCGAGCGCGGCTACGCACCGGACGTCGTCCGCCGCACCTGGGAGATCGTCGAGGCGTTCGGCTCCTACGGCTTCTGCAAGGCGCACGCGGTGGCGTTCGCCGTGCCGACCTACCAGTCGGCCTGGCTCAAGGCGCACCACCCGGCCGCCTTCTACGCGGGACTGCTCACCCACGACCCGGGGATGTACCCCAAGCGGCTGCTGCTCGCGGACGCGCGGCGGCGCGGGGTGCCGATCCTGCCGCTGGACGTGAACCGTTCGGGGGCCACCCATACGATCGAACTGGTGTCCGAGAAGGAGGGCTTCGGCATCCGCCTCGCGCTCTCCGAGGTGCAGGGCATCAGCGAGGCCGAGACACGGCGGATCGTGGCCGGACGGCCGTACACCTCGCTCCAGGACCTGTGGCGGCGCGCCCGCCCCGCCCGGCCCGTCGCCGAACGGCTGGCGCGGGTCGGCGCGCTGGACGCCTTCGGCACCAACCGCCGGGACCTGCTGCTGCACATCGCCGAACTCCACCGGCACGGCCGGGCCGGCTCCGCCGACCAGCCGACGCTGATCGACAGCGCCCGCGCCGAACCGGTCGGCCTGCCCGACCTGGACGCGGCCGAACGGCTCGGCGCGGAGCTGAACGTGCTGGGCATGGACACCTCGCGGCACCTGATGTCCGACCACCGGGCCTTCCTCGCGGAACTGGGCGCGATCCCCGCCCGGCGCCTGCGCGACGCGCGGCACGGTGAGACCGTCCTGGTCGCGGGCGCCAAGGCCGCCACCCAGACCCCGCCGGTCCGCTCCGGGCGCCGGGTCATCTTCACCACCCTCGACGACGGCACGGGCCTGGTGGACTGCGCCTTCTTCGACGACAGCCACGAGGCGTGCGCCCACACGGTCTTCCACTCCTGGCTGCTGCTCGTCCGGGGCGTGGTCCAGCGGCGGGGCCCGCGCAGCCTGAGCGTGGTGGGCGCCGCGGCGTGGAACCTCGCGGAGCTGACCGCGCTGCGCGCCGAGGGCGGGCTGGGGGCGGTGGCGGCCGTGCTCGCCGACGGCACGGCACCGGCCGCTCCCGCGCCGGGACGCCGCATCCGCATGTCCACCGGCTACACCATGCACCCGTGGGCGGACCTGCGGCCGGCGGGCGAGGGGGCGGCCACGGGACGGAAGCTGTGGCACGCGAGCCAGGGGAGCGCGGGACGATGA
- a CDS encoding DUF3533 domain-containing protein, whose product MVCTPGGPSRLLQEARQAVTGRAALLVIGTLVLQLGFIASYIGAFHHPVPKDISLGVVAPRQISGQLVDKLRGLPGDPLDPRPVRDAPEARRQIGERDLDAALVVDPRGTTDTLLTAGGAGASLAQAAEAVVTRAEKAEGRTLRVIDTAPAASGDARGLTSFYLVVGWCVGGYLCAAILAISAGARPANLHRAVIRLGAIACYAVCAGLLGAVIAGPVLDALPGSLAALWGLGALVVFAVGALTLALQGLAGVVGIGLAIGLVVVLGNPSAGGAYPYPLLPPFWRAIGPALPPGAGTWSARSVAYFDGNALTGPLLVLSAWAVAGAVVALVCAAVRGPRSPADW is encoded by the coding sequence ATGGTCTGCACCCCCGGGGGCCCCTCCCGCCTCCTCCAGGAGGCCCGGCAGGCGGTGACGGGCCGGGCCGCACTGCTGGTGATCGGCACCCTGGTGCTCCAGCTGGGCTTCATCGCCTCCTACATCGGCGCCTTCCACCACCCCGTGCCCAAGGACATCTCCTTGGGCGTGGTCGCGCCCCGGCAGATCAGCGGCCAGCTCGTGGACAAGCTCCGCGGGCTGCCCGGCGACCCCCTGGATCCGCGCCCGGTCCGCGACGCGCCCGAGGCGCGCCGGCAGATCGGCGAACGGGACCTCGACGCGGCGCTCGTGGTCGACCCGCGCGGCACCACCGACACCCTGCTGACCGCCGGCGGCGCCGGCGCCTCGCTCGCCCAGGCCGCCGAGGCGGTCGTCACCCGGGCCGAGAAGGCCGAGGGGCGCACGCTGCGCGTCATCGACACCGCCCCGGCGGCCTCGGGCGACGCCCGCGGACTGACGTCGTTCTACCTGGTCGTGGGCTGGTGCGTGGGCGGCTATCTGTGCGCCGCGATCCTCGCCATCAGCGCGGGGGCGCGGCCCGCCAACCTCCACCGGGCCGTCATCCGGCTCGGCGCGATCGCCTGCTACGCCGTCTGCGCGGGCCTGCTCGGCGCCGTCATCGCGGGCCCGGTCCTCGACGCGCTGCCCGGGAGCCTCGCGGCCCTGTGGGGCCTGGGCGCCCTGGTGGTCTTCGCCGTCGGCGCCCTGACCCTGGCCCTCCAGGGGCTCGCGGGGGTGGTCGGCATCGGGCTCGCGATCGGACTGGTCGTGGTGCTGGGCAATCCGAGCGCGGGCGGGGCCTACCCCTACCCCCTGCTGCCGCCCTTCTGGCGCGCCATCGGGCCGGCCCTCCCCCCGGGGGCGGGCACCTGGTCGGCCCGGTCCGTCGCCTACTTCGACGGCAACGCGCTGACCGGCCCGCTGCTGGTGCTGTCGGCGTGGGCGGTGGCCGGCGCGGTGGTCGCGCTGGTGTGCGCGGCGGTCAGGGGCCCGCGCTCCCCCGCCGACTGGTGA